One window of Mangrovibacterium diazotrophicum genomic DNA carries:
- a CDS encoding YjbH domain-containing protein, whose product MIGLTILAFSSQLSAQQYIGGSGLLKIPGGELRPDKTVIIGSNYLPEGIETARIHYNTANYFFSISFLPFLEANYYLTFLKDNAGVFNQQDRSFGLKLRAWKEKAARPSLLLGMNDFYTHTAEENNQTFASIYLVSDKTLPIQDHRLKLTLGYGFRFKGKSNLNGLFGGLRFYPAKLNWLELLAEYDSKHLNCAVSVLLWKHLSLYGGWYGIGEPAAGLAYRFQLP is encoded by the coding sequence ATGATTGGGCTTACAATTCTGGCATTTTCGAGTCAACTATCCGCTCAACAATACATCGGCGGTAGTGGTTTACTAAAGATCCCCGGGGGAGAATTGCGCCCGGATAAAACCGTAATAATTGGTTCCAATTATCTACCGGAAGGAATCGAAACCGCTCGTATCCATTATAACACCGCTAACTATTTTTTCAGCATTAGTTTTCTTCCTTTTCTGGAAGCGAACTACTACTTAACCTTCTTAAAAGACAATGCTGGTGTATTCAATCAACAAGATCGTTCTTTCGGGCTAAAACTGAGAGCATGGAAAGAAAAGGCCGCCCGCCCGTCTCTTTTACTTGGCATGAACGACTTTTACACTCACACAGCCGAAGAAAACAATCAAACCTTTGCCAGTATCTACCTTGTCTCTGACAAAACACTGCCGATTCAAGACCATCGACTGAAACTCACACTTGGTTATGGGTTCCGTTTTAAAGGGAAGAGCAATTTGAATGGCTTGTTTGGTGGCCTTCGTTTTTACCCGGCAAAACTAAACTGGCTGGAGCTATTGGCGGAATATGACTCAAAGCACCTCAACTGTGCAGTCTCGGTGCTACTATGGAAACACCTTTCGCTTTACGGTGGCTGGTACGGAATTGGAGAACCGGCTGCAGGATTGGCTTATCGGTTTCAGTTACCCTAG
- a CDS encoding BT0820 family HAD-type phosphatase — MILAIDFDGTIVEHKYPKIGKEIPLAIDKLRQLQEDGFQLILWTSRYGELLDEAVAYCQDRGLEFYAINKNFPEETDNHEAGRKIVADCYIDDRNLGGLPNWTEIYRLVTGKEEIVTPVRRASVFSWRRS; from the coding sequence ATGATTTTAGCCATTGATTTCGACGGCACGATCGTCGAGCATAAATACCCAAAAATCGGTAAAGAAATCCCCTTGGCGATTGACAAACTACGCCAGCTACAGGAAGATGGTTTCCAATTAATCCTTTGGACATCGAGGTACGGCGAATTGCTCGATGAAGCGGTAGCCTATTGTCAAGACCGGGGGCTGGAATTCTATGCCATCAATAAGAACTTCCCTGAAGAGACAGATAACCATGAAGCGGGCCGCAAGATTGTCGCCGATTGTTACATTGACGACCGCAATCTGGGCGGCCTTCCCAACTGGACAGAGATCTACCGGCTCGTAACGGGTAAAGAAGAAATTGTCACTCCGGTTCGTCGGGCATCTGTTTTCAGTTGGCGGAGAAGCTGA
- a CDS encoding GumC family protein codes for MDNNEELLKLLLPKEEEPQNIKDFLFKILYYWKWFLLTAILGVGAAFVFNHFAPPQYRVNSVLIVKDSKSESLSLDNIFSSSPLKSDVKIENHIGMLTSFTMNHQVLENLGWHISWYKSMPLGDFTMYGNEPYRVEFSSDAFNLKGVPIHVEVLDDKRYKVDVDAKTMLLGIETEVVFEKEGVFGQPFENQYFSFTLQKAVTPKEGKYYFVFNDLGKLTLANLAKLQISAVNKNADLINLQIEGQNPNQEITYLNELSHVYIQYGLKEKNQISENTIQFIDHQLKDIVDTLKSTSNQFTEYRSSKKVFDLGTEASLVAEKLSDLDSKRSMAKLQLEYYENLRKYASQEDEMKNMVIPSVVGITDQGLNSMVVRLSELNSKKEALSYSLHSKNPSVLVIDKEIEYLRKSLEENLNNLVFNTTNELKSIEKDIAEVNKQLAMYPQTEQDLINIKRMVDLNNELYTFLLQRRAEAQITKASNVPDVDILDPARYDTIEKTGPRKKLNLIIGLIMGLAIPFVIIVIRDFLDETVHDREQVEKLTDIPVVADIMHSNYREPLPVITHTRSVLAESFRDLRTSLEYLSLGKENGVLGVHSTIPGEGKSFVASNLAAMIAMNKMKVVIVGADMRKPTLHNYFGLPKEVGLSTYLIGHHDLDEVIKHSELENLDVITSGIVPPNPVELLSSDEFGNLIDDLKQRYDLVVIDNSPMNLVTDGAVISRYTDSNLFVVRQKYTPRKLILKLKQIISKNKMEKAGIVLNDINPKRYASYSYNYSGGYYKKGYYGKRDGYFDENTNGKGSLNDFKPGKKKKVNDFSH; via the coding sequence ATGGATAACAACGAAGAATTACTAAAACTCTTACTACCGAAAGAGGAAGAACCGCAGAACATCAAAGATTTTCTGTTTAAAATACTTTACTACTGGAAGTGGTTTCTGCTGACTGCGATTCTGGGTGTAGGTGCAGCTTTTGTGTTCAATCATTTCGCGCCTCCTCAATACCGGGTGAACAGCGTACTAATCGTGAAAGACAGTAAATCTGAAAGCCTGAGCCTGGATAATATTTTCAGCAGTTCACCGCTAAAATCAGATGTGAAAATCGAGAACCACATCGGCATGCTGACTTCATTCACGATGAACCACCAGGTTTTGGAAAACCTGGGCTGGCATATTTCGTGGTATAAATCGATGCCACTGGGCGATTTTACCATGTACGGAAACGAACCTTACCGAGTTGAATTCAGTTCCGATGCGTTTAACCTAAAAGGAGTTCCCATCCATGTTGAGGTTTTAGACGATAAACGCTACAAAGTTGACGTCGATGCAAAGACGATGCTATTGGGGATTGAAACCGAAGTTGTCTTTGAAAAAGAGGGCGTGTTCGGACAGCCCTTCGAGAACCAGTATTTTAGTTTTACCCTGCAAAAAGCGGTTACTCCTAAAGAAGGGAAATATTACTTTGTGTTTAACGATCTGGGGAAACTCACCCTGGCTAATCTCGCAAAACTCCAGATCAGCGCCGTTAATAAAAATGCGGATCTGATCAATCTGCAGATTGAGGGACAAAACCCGAACCAAGAGATTACCTATCTGAACGAGCTTTCGCATGTGTACATTCAATACGGGCTGAAGGAAAAGAATCAGATTTCAGAAAATACGATTCAATTTATAGACCACCAGTTGAAGGACATCGTAGATACCTTGAAATCGACCAGCAACCAGTTCACAGAGTACCGTTCCAGCAAAAAGGTATTTGACCTGGGGACAGAAGCCTCGCTGGTTGCAGAGAAACTCTCGGACCTTGATTCGAAACGCTCCATGGCTAAATTACAACTCGAGTATTACGAAAACCTTCGCAAATACGCGAGCCAGGAAGACGAGATGAAAAACATGGTCATTCCGAGTGTGGTTGGCATCACCGACCAGGGCTTAAACAGCATGGTGGTTCGTTTGAGCGAGCTGAATAGTAAAAAAGAAGCCCTCTCCTACAGTTTGCATAGCAAAAACCCGAGCGTATTGGTCATTGACAAAGAGATCGAATACCTGCGAAAGAGCCTGGAAGAAAACCTGAACAACCTGGTTTTCAACACAACCAACGAGCTTAAATCGATTGAGAAAGACATTGCAGAGGTAAACAAACAGCTGGCCATGTATCCGCAAACCGAACAGGACCTGATCAACATCAAACGGATGGTAGACCTGAACAACGAATTGTACACCTTCCTGTTACAACGCCGGGCTGAGGCCCAGATTACAAAGGCTTCCAATGTACCGGATGTCGACATTTTGGATCCGGCGCGCTATGATACGATCGAAAAAACCGGTCCCCGTAAGAAGCTAAACCTGATCATCGGGCTAATTATGGGCTTGGCAATTCCTTTTGTGATCATAGTTATCCGGGACTTTTTAGATGAAACAGTGCACGATCGCGAACAGGTTGAAAAACTAACCGACATACCGGTTGTTGCCGATATTATGCACAGCAACTACCGTGAGCCTTTGCCGGTGATCACGCACACCCGGTCGGTGTTGGCCGAATCCTTCCGCGATTTACGTACGAGCCTCGAGTACCTGAGCCTCGGCAAGGAAAATGGTGTTCTGGGCGTCCACTCTACAATTCCTGGAGAAGGTAAGTCATTCGTTGCCTCCAACCTGGCTGCGATGATCGCCATGAACAAGATGAAAGTTGTGATCGTTGGAGCCGACATGCGCAAACCGACACTGCATAACTATTTTGGCTTACCTAAAGAAGTGGGTCTAAGCACTTACCTGATCGGCCATCACGATTTGGATGAAGTGATCAAACACAGTGAATTGGAAAACCTGGATGTCATAACATCGGGGATTGTTCCTCCAAACCCGGTTGAATTGTTGAGTTCTGACGAATTCGGAAATCTTATCGACGATCTAAAGCAACGTTACGACCTTGTGGTCATCGACAATTCTCCGATGAACCTGGTAACAGACGGTGCGGTCATTAGCCGCTATACAGATAGCAACCTGTTTGTCGTGCGTCAAAAATATACACCACGCAAACTCATTCTGAAACTGAAACAAATTATCAGTAAGAACAAAATGGAGAAGGCCGGCATTGTATTAAATGATATTAACCCGAAACGCTACGCCAGCTATAGCTATAATTATAGTGGTGGCTACTATAAGAAAGGCTACTATGGTAAACGCGACGGCTACTTTGACGAAAACACGAACGGGAAAGGCAGTCTGAATGATTTTAAACCCGGCAAGAAAAAGAAAGTAAATGATTTTAGCCATTGA